The proteins below come from a single Phycisphaeraceae bacterium genomic window:
- a CDS encoding carbon-nitrogen hydrolase family protein → MKPFAIAGLQLHVSGRQSNLEHIIDRIEMLMYLYPWVQMVVVSELATFGGWTGHAAPLPGPTEAAYCQLAAKHQIWLIPGSLYEKSETGIYNTAPVINPQGVVIARYRKMFPFLPYETGVESGTEFCVFDVPEVGRFGVSICYDMWFPETTRTLAAMGAEVILHPTLTGSIDRDVELAIARATAATNQCFVIDINGVGDGGNGQSLMVAPTGDVLYQAGHSQEMMPLEIDLARVGRSREVGLRGLGQPLKSFRDRKVDFAIYDRSKVQPPYLETLGPLEKMARGSRAGLTPTPFSVAKPHIDDGGLTAAQPYVPPTPPPGGGLP, encoded by the coding sequence CGATCGCGGGTCTCCAACTCCACGTCTCGGGGCGTCAGTCGAACCTCGAACACATCATCGACCGCATCGAGATGCTGATGTATCTCTATCCGTGGGTGCAGATGGTAGTGGTGAGTGAACTGGCGACCTTTGGCGGGTGGACGGGACACGCAGCTCCACTTCCAGGCCCAACTGAAGCGGCGTATTGCCAGCTCGCTGCCAAGCATCAGATCTGGCTCATCCCCGGATCCCTGTACGAGAAATCCGAAACCGGAATTTACAACACCGCCCCGGTGATCAACCCGCAGGGCGTCGTGATCGCGCGGTATCGCAAGATGTTCCCGTTCCTGCCATACGAAACCGGCGTGGAGTCGGGGACCGAGTTCTGCGTGTTCGATGTGCCCGAAGTCGGGCGCTTCGGCGTGAGTATCTGCTACGACATGTGGTTCCCCGAGACCACACGCACACTTGCTGCGATGGGAGCCGAAGTCATCCTCCACCCGACACTCACGGGAAGCATTGATCGCGATGTCGAACTGGCTATCGCTCGCGCAACTGCTGCAACAAACCAATGCTTTGTCATCGACATCAATGGTGTCGGCGACGGGGGAAACGGGCAATCGCTGATGGTGGCCCCGACGGGTGATGTGCTCTATCAGGCTGGGCACAGTCAGGAGATGATGCCACTGGAGATTGACCTGGCGCGCGTCGGTCGTTCGCGCGAGGTTGGCCTGCGGGGGCTCGGTCAACCACTCAAGAGTTTCCGCGATCGCAAGGTTGACTTTGCAATCTACGACCGCAGCAAAGTTCAGCCCCCGTATCTGGAGACTCTCGGCCCGCTCGAGAAGATGGCGCGCGGTTCGCGCGCTGGTCTGACACCGACCCCGTTCTCAGTTGCGAAGCCTCATATCGACGATGGCGGCTTGACCGCTGCTCAACCCTACGTGCCACCAACCCCTCCGCCCGGAGGTGGTCTGCCATGA
- a CDS encoding aminotransferase class I/II-fold pyridoxal phosphate-dependent enzyme, translating to MSDSHDATREALGSVRTYDAPQLRMDTWNELLVNCAWLRDFARGGRDIAEPRSRVEDNFVTLRCLEFYWAFPGLRKVAELDRLFAREQFVDLQREAAGIVRLLVGDAYRERGAAARNGNGNGNGNSESEESGSKRRVRPYFEVLFVDDMDAEDETELRTGFAACRRDTDEFTYDIVTVPSVEDAVIAVLFNPTIQACFLRYNYAYRSSNRHPMFGRYLHFLATDPMPTSFGLDRSLHLARFLRKLRPELDLYLVTDTPLERVAGNMGTEFRRTFYRLDQFMEQHLSVLKGMQAKFDAPFFEALRKYSSKPTGVFHALPIARGKSMTNSHWARDLLEFYGPNIFMAETSATSGGLDSLLQPRGPIKRAQDAAARTFGARHTYFVTNGTSTANKIVMQALVRPGDIVLIDRDCHKSHHYAMVLAGAQPVYLDSYPLTQYSMYGGVTLDTIERNLLALRDAGKLDRVRMLLLTNCTFDGLTYDPQRVMRRVLAIKPDMIFLWDEAWFAFASASPVLRRRTAMPAAKALRDEFRSAAYREAYMKRPIEKETDSLLDASIDPMPDPERVRVRVYATQSTHKTLTSLRQGSMIHIHDEDFEQKSADSFHEAFMTHTSTSPNYQIVASLDVGRRQFEIEGYELVERSIGLAMTLRERIYEHPAIRRYFSVLRPADMIPPQFRPSGLEFYYNVERGWGPMERAWLEDEFTLDPTRVTVHVGASGLDGNTFRNLLLDQYDIQINKTSRNTALFLTNIGTTRGDVAHLVDVLARIARDIDEGLLLESASGLALHTDRVESLLSAPALPHFSRFHDAFRTPGSTTPEGDLRRAFFLAYDDACCEWLRLRPGGAVPDPSREYVSAAFVTPYPPGFPILVPGQVITPDILGYLAAVDVKEVHGLSPRYGLRVFAEAALRHAARNPVQAAYPQIRSVTAQPGEPSS from the coding sequence ATGAGCGACAGCCACGACGCAACGAGAGAAGCGCTGGGATCAGTACGGACCTATGACGCGCCGCAGTTGCGCATGGATACGTGGAACGAACTTTTGGTGAACTGCGCATGGCTGCGCGATTTTGCGCGCGGCGGTCGTGATATCGCCGAGCCTCGGTCCCGAGTCGAAGACAACTTCGTAACGCTGCGATGCCTCGAGTTTTATTGGGCATTTCCAGGTTTGCGGAAGGTTGCAGAACTCGACAGGCTCTTCGCGCGCGAGCAGTTTGTCGACCTTCAACGCGAGGCTGCCGGCATTGTGCGCTTGCTGGTTGGTGATGCCTATCGAGAGCGCGGCGCAGCGGCGCGCAACGGCAACGGGAACGGGAACGGGAACAGCGAATCTGAGGAAAGCGGGAGCAAGCGTCGTGTTCGGCCCTACTTTGAAGTCCTCTTTGTCGATGACATGGACGCGGAGGATGAAACAGAACTGCGTACAGGTTTTGCTGCGTGTCGTCGCGACACAGACGAGTTCACATACGACATCGTGACGGTACCGAGCGTCGAGGACGCGGTAATAGCGGTGCTCTTCAACCCGACGATTCAGGCGTGCTTCCTGCGATACAACTACGCCTACCGATCGAGCAATCGACATCCGATGTTCGGACGCTATCTTCACTTTCTTGCGACCGATCCGATGCCGACGAGTTTTGGGCTCGATCGCAGCCTGCACCTTGCTCGATTTCTACGAAAACTGCGTCCGGAACTGGATCTGTACCTGGTGACAGACACGCCTCTGGAACGTGTTGCTGGGAACATGGGGACCGAGTTCCGTCGAACGTTCTACAGGCTCGATCAGTTCATGGAGCAACACCTGAGCGTGCTCAAGGGCATGCAGGCGAAGTTTGACGCCCCATTCTTCGAAGCTTTACGCAAGTACAGCAGCAAGCCCACGGGGGTTTTTCATGCGCTACCGATCGCGCGCGGCAAGTCGATGACCAACTCGCACTGGGCACGCGATCTGCTCGAGTTCTATGGACCCAATATCTTCATGGCGGAAACTTCTGCCACGAGCGGCGGGCTGGATTCACTGCTTCAACCTCGCGGACCGATCAAGCGCGCTCAGGATGCCGCTGCGCGAACATTCGGCGCGCGTCACACATACTTCGTCACCAACGGCACATCGACAGCGAATAAGATTGTCATGCAGGCGCTGGTGCGCCCGGGCGATATCGTGCTCATTGACCGGGATTGCCACAAATCGCACCATTACGCGATGGTTCTGGCCGGCGCACAGCCTGTGTATCTCGATTCGTATCCGCTTACGCAATACTCGATGTACGGCGGCGTGACACTCGATACGATCGAGCGCAACCTGCTGGCCCTGCGCGATGCAGGAAAACTCGATCGCGTGCGCATGCTGCTTCTGACCAACTGCACATTCGACGGCCTGACCTATGACCCTCAGCGTGTCATGCGGCGAGTGCTTGCGATCAAGCCGGACATGATTTTCCTCTGGGATGAAGCGTGGTTTGCGTTTGCATCGGCCAGCCCAGTCCTGCGCCGCCGAACGGCGATGCCCGCGGCCAAGGCATTGCGAGATGAGTTTCGCAGCGCCGCTTATCGCGAAGCGTATATGAAGCGCCCGATCGAGAAGGAGACCGACTCTCTTCTGGACGCAAGCATTGACCCGATGCCCGACCCTGAACGCGTTCGTGTGCGTGTCTATGCGACGCAATCGACACACAAGACGCTTACATCGCTCCGGCAGGGGTCGATGATTCATATCCACGATGAGGATTTTGAGCAGAAGTCTGCAGACTCGTTTCACGAGGCGTTCATGACGCACACCTCGACTTCGCCGAACTATCAGATAGTCGCATCGCTCGACGTGGGGCGACGTCAGTTCGAGATCGAAGGCTATGAACTCGTCGAACGCAGCATCGGATTGGCGATGACGCTGCGCGAGCGCATCTACGAGCACCCCGCGATTCGCCGCTATTTCTCTGTGCTGCGTCCGGCCGACATGATCCCGCCGCAGTTCCGACCATCGGGGCTCGAGTTTTACTACAACGTCGAACGCGGATGGGGCCCGATGGAGCGGGCCTGGCTCGAAGACGAGTTCACGCTCGATCCGACGCGCGTCACGGTGCATGTCGGTGCCAGCGGCCTGGATGGCAACACGTTCCGCAACCTGCTGCTCGATCAGTACGACATCCAGATCAACAAGACCTCTCGCAACACTGCTCTGTTCCTGACCAATATCGGCACCACACGCGGTGATGTGGCGCATCTGGTCGATGTGCTTGCACGCATTGCGCGCGACATCGACGAAGGTCTGCTTCTTGAGAGCGCCTCGGGCCTGGCGCTGCACACCGATCGCGTCGAGTCACTGCTCAGCGCGCCCGCTCTGCCACACTTCAGCCGTTTTCACGACGCATTTCGCACTCCCGGCTCGACGACACCCGAAGGCGATCTGCGACGCGCGTTTTTTCTTGCGTACGACGACGCCTGCTGCGAATGGCTCAGGCTTCGACCGGGCGGGGCGGTTCCTGATCCGTCGCGCGAGTATGTTTCGGCCGCGTTCGTCACGCCGTACCCGCCGGGCTTCCCGATTCTCGTCCCCGGACAGGTCATCACGCCCGACATCCTCGGATATCTTGCTGCGGTGGATGTCAAGGAAGTTCACGGCCTGAGTCCGCGTTACGGTCTGCGCGTCTTCGCCGAAGCCGCCCTGCGTCACGCGGCACGAAATCCTGTTCAGGCCGCGTATCCTCAGATTCGCTCTGTCACCGCTCAACCCGGAGAGCCTTCGTCATGA